AGACGATTGAAGAAAACGCAGATAGCTATGACATTACCTTGACCAATCCAAAAGGCGAAGCAGTGTCACAAGTCAGTTCAACAGTAGTGACAGTACCAGTGAAGCAAGGTGCTACGGTGGATTCTGTTTATGCTATGAAAGACGGCAAGCAAGCGGAAAAATTTGATTTTGTTCTCAACAAAGATCAAACGATTAGCTTTAAAACAACACACTTCTCTACTTACAAAGTAAATTACAAAGTTGTCAAAGAAACGCCAAAACAAAATAAACGTGGCTTCCTTCCGTCAACTGGTGAAAAAGTAACCTTCCTTGGTTTAGTAGGAATTGTCATTTTAGGAGTTGTCATCTTCATCTTAGCAAAACGTTCAAAAAAGAATAATGAATAGGTGAAGCAAGCAAATCAACATCATGTTGAAGGATTCCCTCAAAGTTAGGTACAAACTAACTTTGGGGGATTTTTATATGAATTGGACAGATTTCTACATTAAATTGACAATGATAATGTTATTTTTGACAAAAATAATTGTCAAAATGACACGAATGAGTTACAATAGAGATGAAAGGAGAGGAGCATATGAAGCTGGAAAATCGATTAAAAGAACTTCGAGCGCGAGATAGGTTGAATCAAACAGAGTTGGCTAAAAAAGCAGGAGTTTCTCGACAAACCATCAGTTTGATTGAGCGGGGAGAGTATGCTCCGTCTGTCATCATTGCCTTGAAGATTGCACATATTTTTGGTGAAAACGTAGAAAATGTATTTTATCTAAAGGAGAATAGCGATGAAAAAATGGATGAAAATTAGCGTTTTACTAGTAGTGAGTGTTTTGCTAGGAATTTTTGTAGCAAGTAGTTGGCTAGGAAATTTCCATTTTCCAACTTTTTTAAATAGCATACTTTGGGGTTGGATGATTCGTGTGCTCAATCTGCTTTTATTCTGCATGACAATTTATTTACTACAGTCTAGTCGGACAATTCAAAGGCAGTCATATTCTATATGGACAATATTGTCTCCAAAAGACAATTGAGCAGGTTCGGCATTTTAAATTGCCAATCGTTACATTTCCTGAAGATGTTTTAGCCTTGATGAAGACCTATGATGAAGCAGAAAGAGAAGCACATTATGAGCAGAGCTTTAAGATTCTTTTTCAGTTAAATCAGTTCATTTTGCCAGCGTTCTACATCCTCCTGTTTACTATTTCGCTTCTATTACGTGAAGTTCAATACCTTCCTATTGCAATCGTGGTCTTTATCCACCTCTACATCAATGTAGTAAATATTTCTATGATAAAGAAATACTTTAAATAAGGCTGGTCAAAAAGTATCTCTGACTCTATCTCATTTAGTGATAAGCGAATAGCACAGTAGGTGATTGCTCAAAGCATTGCTTTGAGGTGGCGGATAGGGCTTGCGAAGCAAGTCTCAAACCTGTTCGCTTTTCAAGCTAGAAAGAACACTTTTGACGAAAATTCTGTTTTTTTTATCCACTGCCTCAACAGTCAGGGAGACTGTTGAGCAGTCTTGCAGGGAGGGAACTACGAACTTAAATTTTTCAAGATAAGTTCTGTCCCAATCTCATGAAACATAACTAGTTATACGAGGAGCATTTTAATGAAAAAATTAGCCCATCTTGGACTTGGAATTTTAAAATTATTGGGACTGATTGTGTTAGTCATGGCTATCAATGGCATTCCTATGTTATTTCTAGCTAGAGGGCAAGATTTGCCCGTGTATATAGAAATTTTACTGGTGTTAGCCTACCTTGTGCTCATGTTTTTTGCTATCCGCACTTTATGGAGGAGATACCAGACACATGTTTCTGATGACGTGAAGAGCTTGTCTTTTTCATGGGGAGATTTTGGGAAAGCATTGTTGTTCTTTTTAGCGGCAAGAATAGTAGCAGTAGTTGGAACTTATCTAAATATCCTTTTAACAGGGCAAAGTACGACCAGTAATGATAGTGCTTTACAAAGTCTAGGAAAAATTATGTCTGTTGATCATATCTTTTTTGCTCTGCTATATGTGGTAACTGTTGCAGTAATAGCTCCAGTGATTGAAGAAATGGTGTTTCGCGGTTTTGCGACGATCTTTTTCTTTGAAAAAGATCAAAAAATAGTGGCAGCGCTCATAACATCTATCATTTTTGCACTTCCTCATATTTCAAAATGGACAGAATTTCCATTATATTTTGCAATGGGATTAGTGCTTTATGCCGCATTTGCACGTCGGGGAAATCTGAAAGATTCAATCGCTGTACATATCTTAAACAATACACCAGCAGCTATAATCATGCTGATTGCGATGTTTCAATAGTGGTTTAAAAATGGCAAATCATTCATAATTTAAAATCAAAAACACGAAAGGAGTAGTACCACTTATTGTTGGTATGTCCCATTCGTGTTTTTGTGTTATTAGATGTTATTTTTGTTAATTGATATTTTATAACCCGTAATTATAATCATCATCTTGCATGGCTTCAACTTCACCAAGAAGATAACCGTTTCCGACTTGAGAAAAGAAGTCATGGTTAGAGGTTCCAGTTGAAATACCATTCATGACAATCGGATTGACGTCATCAGCTGTATCAGGGAAAAGTGGGTCTTGACCAAGATTCATCAGAGCTTTATTAGCATTATACCGAAGGAAAGTTTTGACTTCTTCCGTCCATCCGACGCCGTCATACAAAGTTTCTGTATAGCCTTCTTCGTTTTCATAGAGGGTGTAGAGCAGGTCGTACATCCACTCTCGGAAAGTTTCTTGTTCTTCTTCTGGCAATTCGTTAAAGCCTAATTGGAATTTATAACCGATATACGTTCCGTGGACAGATTCATCACGGATAATCAATTTGATGATTTCAGCTACATTGGCCAACTTGTTATTTCCAAGATAGTAGAGCGGAGTAAAGAAACCAGAGTAGAAGAGGAAGGTTTCCAGAAAGACACTGGCAACCTTCTTTTCAAGAACATTTCCATTGAGGTAAATCTCATTGATAATTTCAGCTTTCTTTTGCAAATAAGGATTTGTATTGGTCCATTCAAAAATTTCGTCAATTTCTGATTTCGTGTTAAGGGTTGAGAAAATAGATGAATACGACTTAGCGTGAACAGACTCCATGAATTGGATGTTATTCAACACAGCCTCTTCATGGGGTGTGCGAATATCTCCTCGGATAGCTTCGACACCTGATTGGGATTGCATCGTATCCAATAATGTTAATCCGCCGAAGACCTTACCAACAAGGTCTTTTTCTTCAAGTGATAATTTTCTCCAGTCGTCCAAATCGTTGGAGAGGGGGATTCGTGTATCGAGCCAGAACTGCTCGGTCAGTTTTTCCCAAGTAGATTTGTCAATGACATCTTCAATGGCATTCCAGTTTATGGCTTTATAATAGGTTTTCATGTTGATTACTTTCTTTTATTCCAGTTGATTCTTATTGTTTACAGATAGTTTAAATTTGTTCTGAAAGGCTTTTAGAAATTTTAATTCTCGTTAAATCACGCAGCTCTCACACTGGTTGGCTCCAACTTCGCCGCCGTCATCTGTAAAGGTACGGACATAATAGATTGATTTGATGCCCTTGTTAAAGGCATAGTTGCGCAGGATAGACAGGTCGCGTGTCGTTTGTTTGCATTCGGTTTTCCATTCGTAGAGTCCTTGTGGAATGTCGCTGCGCATAAAGAGGGTCAGAGATAACCCTTGATCTACG
This Streptococcus anginosus DNA region includes the following protein-coding sequences:
- a CDS encoding helix-turn-helix transcriptional regulator, translated to MKLENRLKELRARDRLNQTELAKKAGVSRQTISLIERGEYAPSVIIALKIAHIFGENVENVFYLKENSDEKMDEN
- a CDS encoding DUF3169 family protein, which codes for MPIVTFPEDVLALMKTYDEAEREAHYEQSFKILFQLNQFILPAFYILLFTISLLLREVQYLPIAIVVFIHLYINVVNISMIKKYFK
- the nrdF gene encoding class 1b ribonucleoside-diphosphate reductase subunit beta, with product MKTYYKAINWNAIEDVIDKSTWEKLTEQFWLDTRIPLSNDLDDWRKLSLEEKDLVGKVFGGLTLLDTMQSQSGVEAIRGDIRTPHEEAVLNNIQFMESVHAKSYSSIFSTLNTKSEIDEIFEWTNTNPYLQKKAEIINEIYLNGNVLEKKVASVFLETFLFYSGFFTPLYYLGNNKLANVAEIIKLIIRDESVHGTYIGYKFQLGFNELPEEEQETFREWMYDLLYTLYENEEGYTETLYDGVGWTEEVKTFLRYNANKALMNLGQDPLFPDTADDVNPIVMNGISTGTSNHDFFSQVGNGYLLGEVEAMQDDDYNYGL
- a CDS encoding CPBP family intramembrane glutamic endopeptidase — encoded protein: MKKLAHLGLGILKLLGLIVLVMAINGIPMLFLARGQDLPVYIEILLVLAYLVLMFFAIRTLWRRYQTHVSDDVKSLSFSWGDFGKALLFFLAARIVAVVGTYLNILLTGQSTTSNDSALQSLGKIMSVDHIFFALLYVVTVAVIAPVIEEMVFRGFATIFFFEKDQKIVAALITSIIFALPHISKWTEFPLYFAMGLVLYAAFARRGNLKDSIAVHILNNTPAAIIMLIAMFQ